One part of the Nocardioides zeae genome encodes these proteins:
- the bluB gene encoding 5,6-dimethylbenzimidazole synthase, which produces MTPSDPTPAPAPVSPHAFTADERAAVYRVIGERRDMRRFLPGATVPAEVLARLLAAAHAGPSVGLMQPWRFVRITSPELRSGIHALVDEERRATAAALDERAAEFLRLKVEGIRECAELLVVALREGREPHVFGRRTMPHMDLASVSCAIQNLWLAARAEGLGMGWVSLFEPDALAELVGMPAGAEPVAVLCLGPVPAFPDRPALELDGWTIARPLADFVTEDGW; this is translated from the coding sequence GTGACGCCCTCGGACCCCACCCCCGCACCGGCGCCGGTCTCGCCCCACGCCTTCACCGCCGACGAGCGTGCGGCGGTCTACCGCGTCATCGGCGAGCGGCGCGACATGCGCCGGTTCCTGCCCGGGGCGACGGTGCCCGCCGAGGTGCTCGCCCGCCTCCTGGCCGCCGCGCACGCCGGGCCGAGCGTCGGTCTCATGCAGCCGTGGCGCTTCGTGCGCATCACCTCGCCGGAGCTGCGGAGCGGCATCCACGCCCTCGTGGACGAGGAGCGCCGCGCCACCGCCGCGGCCCTGGACGAGCGCGCGGCGGAGTTCCTGCGGCTCAAGGTCGAGGGGATCCGGGAGTGCGCGGAGCTGCTCGTCGTGGCGCTGCGCGAGGGCCGCGAGCCGCACGTGTTCGGCCGGCGCACCATGCCCCACATGGACCTCGCGTCGGTCTCCTGCGCGATCCAGAACCTGTGGCTCGCCGCCCGCGCCGAGGGTCTCGGCATGGGGTGGGTCTCGCTGTTCGAGCCCGATGCCCTGGCGGAGCTGGTCGGCATGCCCGCCGGGGCCGAGCCGGTGGCGGTGCTGTGCCTCGGTCCGGTGCCCGCGTTCCCCGACCGGCCGGCCCTCGAGCTCGACGGGTGGACCATCGCGCGACCGCTCGCCGACTTCGTCACCGAGGACGGTTGGTAA
- a CDS encoding precorrin-8X methylmutase yields MTTRTRTDLCPGVSRPWPAEDGGLVRLRLVGGAVTVGQLRALAAVSATYGDGDLHLTRRANVQVRALPLVGDVLPADVVSALAATGLLPSPSHELVRNVLVSPLTGLVGGRADLRGVAADLDAAVRADADLADLSARFLFVLDDGRGDVLARGADVGLVALGGDTVQLRWGTTWGPVVPVGDAVPAMVRVAHAFRAARAALDLGTEAPWHVDELPAALVVPGLPASPPDPRLPAATEPPAYGELDTPAGLHRHVEVPDGRLEPGTLAILLDGLADDARVVVTPWRSLLLPGAGAPVVPDADEPEEPVRPTRRYPYEGDGQAIYVDSFATIRAEADLSHVPSDAERVVVRMVHGTGQTDLAPMVVVSPDLVGAARRALAAGAPIVADAHMVASGVTRRRLPADNEVLCALHDPRVPGLARAWGTTRSAAALSVLADRIPGSVVAIGNAPTALFHLLEMLADGCAPPAAIVGCPVGFIGAAESKEALAEYAAAHGIPFLTVHGRRGGSAMTASALNAIAQEAE; encoded by the coding sequence ATGACCACGCGCACCCGCACCGACCTGTGTCCCGGCGTCTCCCGTCCCTGGCCCGCCGAGGACGGTGGGCTCGTGCGCCTGCGCCTCGTGGGCGGGGCCGTGACCGTCGGGCAGCTGCGCGCACTGGCGGCGGTCTCCGCGACGTACGGCGACGGGGACCTCCACCTGACCCGCCGCGCCAACGTGCAGGTGCGGGCGCTGCCCCTGGTCGGCGACGTGCTGCCCGCCGACGTGGTCAGCGCGCTCGCAGCGACCGGGCTGCTGCCCTCGCCCAGCCACGAGCTGGTCCGCAACGTCCTGGTCTCGCCCCTCACCGGGCTCGTCGGTGGACGCGCCGACCTCCGCGGGGTGGCGGCCGACCTCGACGCCGCCGTCCGCGCCGACGCCGACCTCGCCGACCTCTCGGCGCGCTTCCTCTTCGTGCTCGACGACGGCCGGGGGGACGTGCTGGCCCGCGGCGCCGACGTCGGCCTCGTGGCCCTCGGGGGCGACACCGTCCAGCTGCGCTGGGGCACGACGTGGGGCCCGGTGGTCCCGGTCGGCGACGCGGTGCCCGCGATGGTCCGGGTGGCCCACGCGTTCCGCGCCGCGCGCGCCGCGCTCGACCTCGGCACCGAGGCGCCGTGGCACGTCGACGAGCTGCCCGCGGCCCTCGTCGTGCCGGGGCTCCCGGCATCCCCGCCCGACCCGCGGCTCCCGGCGGCGACGGAACCGCCGGCGTACGGCGAGCTCGACACCCCCGCCGGTCTCCACCGGCACGTCGAGGTGCCCGACGGGCGCCTCGAGCCGGGGACCCTCGCGATCCTGCTCGACGGCCTGGCCGACGACGCCCGCGTCGTGGTGACGCCGTGGCGCTCGCTGCTCCTGCCCGGTGCGGGTGCGCCCGTCGTGCCGGACGCGGACGAGCCGGAGGAGCCGGTGCGGCCCACGCGTCGCTATCCCTACGAGGGCGACGGACAGGCGATCTACGTCGACTCGTTCGCCACGATCCGCGCCGAGGCCGACCTCTCCCACGTGCCGTCCGACGCCGAGCGCGTCGTCGTGCGCATGGTGCACGGCACGGGCCAGACCGACCTCGCCCCGATGGTCGTGGTCTCCCCCGACCTCGTCGGTGCCGCCCGCCGCGCCCTCGCCGCCGGCGCGCCGATCGTCGCGGACGCCCACATGGTCGCCTCCGGCGTCACCCGCCGCCGTCTGCCGGCGGACAACGAGGTGCTGTGCGCGCTGCACGACCCGCGGGTGCCGGGCCTGGCCCGGGCGTGGGGCACGACCCGGTCCGCCGCGGCGCTGTCCGTGCTCGCCGACCGCATCCCCGGTTCGGTCGTCGCGATCGGCAACGCACCGACGGCGCTGTTCCACCTGCTCGAGATGCTGGCCGACGGCTGCGCTCCCCCGGCCGCGATCGTCGGCTGCCCCGTCGGCTTCATCGGCGCGGCGGAGTCGAAGGAGGCGCTGGCGGAGTACGCCGCGGCCCACGGCATCCCGTTCCTCACCGTCCACGGCCGTCGCGGTGGCTCCGCCATGACCGCGTCGGCCCTCAACGCGATCGCCCAGGAGGCGGAGTGA
- a CDS encoding organic hydroperoxide resistance protein, with the protein MPTSIAYTASATATGDGRNGHARTSDGQIDVELVVPKEMGGAGGGTNPEQLFATGYAACFLGALKAGAKQHGIELQDVAITAEVGIGPREDNGFGLAVKLIAEFGGGVSQEDAEKAVEVGHSICPYTHATKGNVDVVTEVEVA; encoded by the coding sequence ATGCCCACCTCGATCGCGTACACCGCCTCTGCCACGGCCACCGGCGACGGCCGCAACGGTCACGCGCGCACCTCGGACGGCCAGATCGACGTCGAGCTCGTCGTGCCCAAGGAGATGGGCGGCGCGGGCGGCGGCACCAACCCGGAGCAGCTCTTCGCGACGGGCTACGCCGCGTGCTTCCTCGGCGCGCTCAAGGCCGGCGCCAAGCAGCACGGCATCGAGCTCCAGGACGTCGCCATCACCGCCGAGGTCGGCATCGGCCCGCGCGAGGACAACGGCTTCGGCCTGGCGGTGAAGCTCATCGCCGAGTTCGGCGGCGGCGTCTCGCAGGAGGACGCGGAGAAGGCGGTCGAGGTCGGCCACTCGATCTGCCCCTACACCCACGCCACCAAGGGCAACGTCGACGTCGTCACCGAGGTCGAGGTCGCCTGA
- a CDS encoding TetR/AcrR family transcriptional regulator, translated as MTDTATTTARPSAVRRRILDAARRRFYRDGIRTVSADRLIADAEVSKMTFYRHFRSKDDLVVAYLSEVVAEERAALAEARCAHPDDPAEVLRTYARRVGALTCTEGFRGCAFLNAAAEYADATHPVRTVVATHRTWLREELSRILVDLGVTPSRVEEAAVQLQMLRDGAMVAGTLDTEPARVAQRLVDAGESVLRDALRD; from the coding sequence ATGACGGACACGGCGACGACGACGGCGCGACCGAGCGCCGTCCGGCGACGGATCCTCGACGCCGCGCGTCGCCGCTTCTACCGCGACGGCATCCGCACGGTGAGCGCCGACCGCCTCATCGCGGACGCCGAGGTCTCGAAGATGACGTTCTACCGGCACTTCCGCAGCAAGGACGACCTCGTCGTCGCCTACCTCAGCGAGGTCGTCGCGGAGGAGCGGGCGGCCCTGGCCGAGGCCCGCTGCGCCCACCCGGACGACCCGGCGGAGGTGCTGCGCACCTACGCCCGGCGGGTAGGGGCCCTGACCTGCACGGAGGGCTTCCGCGGGTGCGCGTTCCTCAACGCCGCGGCGGAGTACGCCGACGCGACCCACCCGGTGCGCACGGTCGTCGCGACCCACCGCACGTGGCTGCGGGAGGAGCTGTCCCGCATCCTCGTCGACCTGGGCGTCACGCCCTCCCGGGTCGAGGAGGCCGCGGTGCAGCTGCAGATGCTCCGCGACGGCGCCATGGTGGCCGGCACGCTCGACACGGAGCCGGCGCGCGTCGCCCAGCGGCTCGTCGACGCGGGCGAGTCCGTCCTGCGGGACGCGCTGCGGGACTGA
- a CDS encoding ABC transporter substrate-binding protein, producing the protein MPTPARTLPTRTLPTRALPALVATLVAAPLVLTGCAASEAEDASGSVTLENCGEEASYDAPVERIVATSNSANVGTLLRVGAIDRIAAMSLSAGNDALMDALFDVEVGDVPRLVSPISMEAVVGAEPDLLVGSYSGLFSGSSGVTREDAAERGIPTYVISDSCRQDPAAGASSALGTMDPWDAVRADLENYGALTGNEDEAAAARAELDERLAALADAPRGDAPPSVLLFDSGETDLYTSGRNGPPQGIIEAAGATNVFDDEDTTWFRASWEAVAERQPDVIVVMDYRSDAADEVEQKIATIRDQAALAGSAAVAEDRIIVLPLALFTSGYGNVEAAEQLRAGLERLGLLPDSGITGTIDLDALP; encoded by the coding sequence ATGCCCACCCCTGCCCGCACCCTGCCCACCCGCACCCTGCCCACCCGCGCCCTGCCGGCGCTCGTCGCGACCCTCGTCGCCGCCCCGCTCGTCCTCACCGGGTGCGCGGCCTCGGAGGCCGAGGACGCGTCCGGCTCGGTGACCCTGGAGAACTGCGGCGAGGAGGCGTCCTACGACGCGCCCGTCGAGCGGATCGTGGCGACGAGCAACTCCGCCAACGTCGGGACCCTCCTCCGCGTCGGAGCGATCGACCGGATAGCGGCGATGTCGCTCAGCGCCGGCAACGACGCGCTCATGGACGCCCTCTTCGACGTCGAGGTCGGCGACGTGCCGCGGCTGGTCAGCCCGATCTCGATGGAGGCGGTCGTGGGCGCGGAGCCCGACCTGCTCGTCGGGTCCTACTCGGGCCTCTTCTCGGGCTCGTCCGGTGTCACCCGCGAGGACGCCGCGGAGCGCGGCATCCCGACCTACGTCATCTCCGACTCCTGTCGGCAGGACCCCGCGGCGGGCGCCTCCTCGGCCCTCGGCACGATGGATCCCTGGGACGCCGTGCGCGCGGACCTCGAGAACTACGGCGCGCTCACCGGCAACGAGGACGAGGCCGCCGCGGCCCGTGCGGAGCTCGACGAGCGCCTCGCCGCCCTGGCCGACGCCCCGCGCGGCGACGCCCCGCCGAGCGTCCTGCTCTTCGACTCCGGCGAGACGGACCTCTACACGTCGGGTCGCAACGGCCCGCCCCAGGGGATCATCGAGGCAGCCGGCGCGACCAACGTCTTCGACGACGAGGACACGACGTGGTTCCGTGCCTCGTGGGAGGCGGTCGCCGAGCGCCAGCCCGACGTCATCGTGGTCATGGACTACCGCAGCGACGCGGCCGACGAGGTCGAGCAGAAGATCGCGACGATCCGGGACCAGGCGGCGCTCGCCGGTTCCGCCGCGGTCGCGGAGGACCGCATCATCGTGCTTCCGCTGGCGCTCTTCACGAGCGGCTACGGCAACGTCGAGGCGGCGGAGCAGCTGCGGGCCGGCCTCGAGCGGCTCGGCCTGCTCCCCGACTCCGGGATCACGGGCACGATCGACCTCGACGCCCTCCCGTGA
- a CDS encoding TA system VapC family ribonuclease toxin codes for MLFLDVNVVVGAQRNDDSPHARAMRRWLDGALRGHEAVGVAEQVLASMVRVVTHPRVFVSPSAPAHATEFADALLGSPAVSVVRPGPRHWTIFADLVSTHRLRGNDVPDAYLAAIALEVGATMVTADRGFTRFGVAVLDPTRDA; via the coding sequence ATGCTCTTTCTTGACGTCAACGTCGTCGTCGGCGCCCAGCGCAACGACGACAGCCCGCATGCCCGCGCCATGCGACGCTGGCTGGACGGCGCGCTCCGTGGCCACGAAGCAGTCGGCGTCGCCGAGCAGGTCCTCGCGTCGATGGTCCGCGTCGTCACCCACCCCCGCGTCTTCGTCTCCCCGTCCGCGCCCGCCCACGCGACCGAGTTCGCCGACGCGCTGCTCGGCTCACCTGCGGTGTCCGTCGTGAGACCCGGTCCGCGGCACTGGACGATCTTCGCCGACCTCGTCTCGACCCACCGACTCCGTGGCAACGACGTCCCCGACGCCTATCTCGCCGCGATCGCCCTCGAGGTGGGGGCGACGATGGTGACGGCTGACCGCGGGTTCACGCGCTTCGGCGTTGCGGTCCTCGACCCGACGCGAGACGCCTGA
- the cbiE gene encoding precorrin-6y C5,15-methyltransferase (decarboxylating) subunit CbiE: MNASRPVVTVVGIGADGWPGVPERLRRIVVAAEVLLGGERHLALVPPVDAQVRTPWPRPLRAGLPDLLADHAGRRVVALASGDPLVSGIGTTLVDLLGADAVRVEPAVSSVALAHARLGWAAESTVVVSAVARDVRRVLRELAPGRRVVVLSSDASTPADLAALLTMGGWGPSRMTVLGDLGAAEESRLEGTAAVWADEPPAFPALTIVAVEAWPDGAGSVVSWSAGLPDDAFEHDGQLTKRDLRAAALARLAPAPGGLLWDVGAGAGSVGIEWMRAHATCRTVAVEADPTRAGRVRRNAGRLGVPDLQVVTGRAPDALVGLPAPDAVFVGGGATRPGVLEACASALRPGGRLVVHGVTVETEALLARWYGERGGELTRTSVETATPIGSFSGFTPARAVTQWAWQKESS; encoded by the coding sequence GGCTGCGCCGGATCGTCGTCGCCGCGGAGGTCCTGCTGGGCGGCGAGCGGCACCTCGCGCTCGTGCCACCGGTCGACGCCCAGGTCCGCACGCCCTGGCCGCGCCCCCTGCGTGCCGGGCTGCCGGACCTCCTCGCGGACCACGCCGGACGGCGTGTCGTCGCGCTCGCCTCCGGCGACCCGCTCGTCTCCGGGATCGGTACGACGCTCGTCGACCTGCTCGGGGCCGACGCCGTCCGCGTCGAGCCCGCCGTCTCCTCGGTCGCGCTCGCGCACGCCCGGCTCGGCTGGGCCGCCGAGAGCACGGTGGTCGTGAGTGCCGTCGCCCGCGACGTACGGCGTGTCCTGCGCGAGCTGGCCCCCGGACGTCGCGTCGTGGTGCTGTCGTCGGACGCGTCGACGCCCGCCGACCTCGCCGCGCTGCTGACGATGGGCGGGTGGGGCCCGTCGCGGATGACGGTGCTGGGCGACCTCGGGGCTGCCGAGGAGTCGCGGCTGGAGGGCACGGCGGCAGTGTGGGCCGACGAGCCGCCTGCCTTCCCGGCCCTCACCATCGTCGCCGTCGAGGCCTGGCCCGACGGGGCAGGCTCCGTCGTGAGCTGGTCCGCGGGCCTGCCCGACGACGCGTTCGAGCACGACGGCCAGCTCACCAAGCGCGACCTGCGGGCCGCGGCGCTCGCTCGCCTGGCGCCCGCGCCCGGGGGCCTGCTCTGGGACGTCGGCGCCGGTGCTGGCAGCGTCGGCATCGAGTGGATGCGGGCCCACGCCACCTGTCGCACGGTCGCCGTCGAGGCGGACCCCACCCGGGCCGGCCGCGTGCGGCGCAACGCCGGCCGTCTCGGCGTGCCGGACCTCCAGGTCGTCACCGGTCGTGCCCCCGACGCGCTCGTCGGCCTGCCGGCCCCGGACGCGGTCTTCGTCGGCGGCGGTGCGACCCGGCCCGGCGTGCTCGAGGCCTGCGCGTCCGCGCTGCGGCCGGGCGGTCGCCTCGTCGTCCACGGGGTGACCGTGGAGACGGAGGCGCTCCTCGCGCGCTGGTACGGCGAGCGTGGGGGCGAGCTGACCCGCACCAGCGTCGAGACCGCCACCCCCATCGGCTCGTTCAGCGGTTTCACCCCCGCCCGTGCCGTCACCCAGTGGGCCTGGCAGAAGGAGTCCTCGTGA
- a CDS encoding precorrin-2 C(20)-methyltransferase produces MSTPAPTSGRFYGVGVGPGDPELVTLKAARLIGAADVVAFHAGRGKQSNARRIAAGLIPPTAVEEELVYPVTTGGTDHPGGYAGAMADFYLESAARLAAHLEAGRDVVLLAEGDPMFYGSYMYMHDALSERFETEVVAGVPAFAAATATIASPLVRQTDVLTILPGTLPETELARRLADTDGAIIMKLGRRFPTVRRALATAGRLEHAVYVERASMDTERHLRVADVDPDSVPYFSLIVVAGDSLQGVGRRTGEAATASPSAEAVPVDAPAEVVVVGLGPGPAHWLTPEASAVLAEVDHVVGYAPYVKRVPHREGLTRHASGNTVEVDRGRLALDLARRGERVAVVSGGDAGVFGMATAVLEAQVAAAAEDATYAAVPVRVVPGVSAVQAVAARAGAPIGGDFAVVSLSDRLKPWEVLERRLRAVAEADLVLGIYNPRSASRPDQLGDALKVLLEVRDPATVVVVGRDVGRDEEELRVTTLGELDPTTVDMKCLLIVGATSTRVDHGRVWTPRTVG; encoded by the coding sequence GTGAGCACCCCGGCCCCCACCTCCGGTCGCTTCTACGGCGTCGGCGTCGGTCCCGGCGACCCCGAGCTCGTGACCCTCAAGGCCGCCCGGCTCATCGGCGCGGCCGACGTCGTCGCCTTCCACGCGGGCCGCGGCAAGCAGTCCAACGCGCGGCGCATCGCCGCGGGGCTGATCCCGCCGACCGCCGTCGAGGAGGAGCTCGTCTACCCGGTCACGACGGGCGGCACCGACCACCCGGGCGGGTACGCCGGGGCGATGGCCGACTTCTACCTGGAGTCAGCGGCGCGCCTGGCCGCCCACCTCGAGGCCGGTCGCGACGTCGTGCTGCTGGCCGAGGGCGACCCGATGTTCTACGGGTCGTACATGTACATGCACGACGCCCTGTCGGAGCGCTTCGAGACCGAGGTCGTCGCCGGCGTGCCGGCCTTCGCCGCCGCCACGGCCACGATCGCCTCGCCCCTGGTGCGGCAGACCGACGTGCTGACGATCCTCCCGGGCACGCTGCCCGAGACGGAGCTCGCGCGGCGCCTCGCCGACACCGACGGGGCGATCATCATGAAGCTCGGTCGGCGGTTCCCGACCGTGCGGCGGGCACTGGCGACGGCGGGGCGGCTGGAGCACGCGGTCTACGTCGAGCGGGCCTCCATGGACACCGAGCGCCACCTCCGGGTCGCGGACGTCGACCCCGACAGCGTGCCGTACTTCTCGCTCATCGTCGTCGCGGGCGACTCCCTGCAGGGGGTCGGACGCCGGACGGGCGAGGCGGCGACGGCCTCGCCGTCGGCAGAGGCGGTCCCGGTGGACGCGCCCGCCGAGGTCGTCGTCGTCGGCCTCGGCCCCGGCCCCGCGCACTGGCTGACGCCCGAGGCCTCCGCCGTGCTCGCCGAAGTGGACCACGTGGTCGGGTACGCGCCGTACGTCAAGCGGGTCCCCCACCGCGAGGGCCTCACCCGGCACGCGAGCGGCAACACCGTCGAGGTCGATCGCGGCCGCCTCGCGCTGGACCTGGCGCGCCGCGGCGAGCGCGTCGCCGTCGTCTCGGGCGGGGACGCCGGGGTCTTCGGCATGGCGACCGCCGTGCTCGAGGCGCAGGTCGCGGCGGCGGCCGAGGACGCGACGTACGCCGCGGTGCCCGTCCGCGTCGTCCCGGGGGTCTCGGCGGTGCAGGCCGTGGCGGCCCGCGCGGGGGCGCCGATCGGCGGCGACTTCGCCGTCGTCAGCCTGTCGGACCGGCTGAAGCCGTGGGAGGTGCTCGAGCGGCGGCTGCGCGCGGTCGCGGAGGCGGACCTGGTGCTCGGTATCTACAACCCGCGCTCGGCGAGCCGTCCCGACCAGCTGGGCGACGCGCTCAAGGTGCTGCTCGAGGTGCGCGACCCCGCCACGGTCGTGGTCGTCGGCCGCGACGTCGGCCGCGACGAGGAGGAGCTGCGCGTGACGACGCTCGGCGAGCTCGACCCGACGACCGTCGACATGAAGTGCCTGCTCATCGTCGGGGCGACGTCGACCCGGGTCGACCACGGCCGCGTCTGGACGCCGCGGACGGTGGGCTGA
- a CDS encoding FecCD family ABC transporter permease: protein MTGAATEVARRVPTGPLLVVAGAALLVSLPVATVWGTTTLDLGVVVDVWRARLGGAPLASSADTIVWNIRAPRVVLAALVGAALAVAGTVVQTLVRNPLADPYLLGVSAGASVGATAVLTLGVLSVLGTWALTAGAMTGAVLAAVVVFGVTLAQGGLTPLRLVLTGTVLASAFSATASYLVFRSDEPQVAQGVLFWLLGSLARAAWDQLLLPAVALVLAVVVLVAVRGWLDGLLAGADVARALGVPVRRLRVVLFVLQALLVGVTVAVAGGIGFVGLVVPHLARMLVGPLHGRVLPVAAVLGALFLVWVDVAARVLAPPQEIPLGVVTGIVGAPVFLLLLGRRRYRFGGES from the coding sequence GTGACGGGCGCGGCGACCGAGGTCGCCCGCCGTGTCCCCACCGGGCCGCTCCTGGTCGTCGCCGGTGCGGCGCTGCTCGTCAGCCTGCCGGTCGCGACGGTGTGGGGCACGACGACCCTCGACCTCGGCGTGGTGGTGGACGTGTGGCGGGCCCGGCTCGGCGGCGCGCCGCTCGCGTCGTCGGCGGACACGATCGTCTGGAACATCCGGGCGCCCCGGGTGGTGCTCGCCGCCCTCGTCGGCGCCGCCCTGGCGGTGGCCGGGACGGTGGTGCAGACCCTCGTGCGCAACCCGCTGGCCGACCCCTACCTCCTGGGTGTCTCCGCCGGGGCGAGCGTCGGGGCGACCGCCGTGCTCACCCTCGGCGTCCTCAGCGTGCTGGGCACGTGGGCGCTCACCGCGGGCGCGATGACCGGCGCGGTGCTCGCCGCCGTCGTGGTCTTCGGGGTCACGCTCGCCCAGGGCGGGCTGACCCCGCTCCGGCTCGTGCTGACCGGCACGGTGCTGGCGTCCGCGTTCTCCGCGACGGCGAGCTACCTGGTGTTCCGCAGCGACGAGCCGCAGGTCGCGCAGGGCGTGCTGTTCTGGCTGCTCGGCTCGCTGGCGCGGGCGGCGTGGGACCAGCTGCTGCTCCCGGCGGTCGCGCTCGTCCTGGCCGTCGTCGTCCTCGTGGCCGTGCGCGGCTGGCTCGACGGGTTGCTCGCCGGGGCGGACGTCGCCCGTGCGCTCGGGGTGCCGGTACGCCGGCTCCGCGTGGTGCTCTTCGTCCTGCAGGCCCTCCTGGTCGGGGTGACGGTCGCGGTCGCCGGGGGGATCGGCTTCGTGGGGCTCGTGGTGCCGCACCTCGCCCGCATGCTCGTCGGCCCCCTGCACGGGAGGGTGCTGCCGGTCGCCGCCGTGCTCGGGGCCCTGTTCCTCGTCTGGGTCGACGTGGCCGCGCGCGTGCTGGCGCCCCCGCAGGAGATCCCGCTGGGCGTGGTGACCGGCATCGTGGGGGCGCCCGTCTTCCTGCTCCTGCTCGGGCGTCGTCGCTACCGGTTCGGGGGCGAGTCGTGA
- a CDS encoding ribbon-helix-helix domain-containing protein produces MRTTVNIDAELLGRAKELAARSHRTIGSVLEEALRRHLSEDGATQETTVLPDFGYVGGLQPGVDLYDREVMATLLHDDDRHALS; encoded by the coding sequence ATGCGCACGACAGTGAACATCGACGCCGAGCTGCTGGGTCGGGCGAAGGAGCTGGCGGCCCGCTCGCACCGCACGATCGGGTCCGTGCTCGAGGAGGCTCTGCGTCGCCACCTCTCCGAGGACGGCGCCACGCAGGAGACCACCGTCCTGCCTGACTTCGGCTACGTGGGAGGACTGCAGCCGGGCGTGGACCTGTACGACCGCGAGGTCATGGCGACGCTCCTCCACGACGACGACCGCCATGCTCTTTCTTGA
- a CDS encoding cobalt-precorrin-4/precorrin-4 C(11)-methyltransferase: MTVHFVGAGPGAADLLTLRAVRMLAAADVVLYPGTYLDTAVLGHCRPEARLVDTQDLDLDAITAALVDADRDGADVVRLTSGDPSLYSALFEQTRRLDAAGVAWDVTPGVPAYAAAAARVGRELTVPLVAQSVVLTRTQARSTAMPEGERLEAFAATGATLVLHLAVTRTRALAADLSASYGADCPVAVVYRASQPGEQVLTGTLGDIADAVEAAGLRQAAVILVGRALAGPTATGAGESYLYDAGRDRSLKRTGPGA; the protein is encoded by the coding sequence GTGACCGTCCACTTCGTCGGTGCCGGCCCCGGCGCTGCCGACCTCCTCACCCTCCGTGCCGTGCGGATGCTGGCGGCGGCCGACGTGGTGCTCTACCCGGGCACCTACCTCGACACCGCCGTGCTCGGCCACTGCCGGCCGGAGGCGCGTCTCGTCGACACCCAGGACCTCGACCTCGACGCCATCACCGCCGCCCTCGTGGACGCCGACCGCGACGGCGCCGACGTCGTGCGCCTGACCTCCGGTGACCCGTCGCTCTACTCCGCGCTCTTCGAGCAGACCCGCCGCCTCGACGCGGCGGGCGTGGCCTGGGACGTGACGCCCGGGGTCCCGGCGTACGCCGCCGCCGCGGCCCGCGTCGGCCGCGAGCTCACGGTGCCCCTCGTCGCGCAGTCCGTCGTGCTGACCCGCACCCAGGCGCGCTCGACGGCCATGCCGGAGGGGGAACGGCTGGAGGCCTTCGCCGCGACCGGCGCCACCCTCGTGCTCCACCTCGCGGTGACCCGCACCCGCGCCCTCGCCGCGGACCTGAGCGCGTCGTACGGCGCGGACTGCCCCGTCGCGGTGGTCTACCGCGCCTCGCAGCCGGGGGAGCAGGTGCTCACCGGCACGCTCGGCGACATCGCCGACGCGGTCGAGGCGGCGGGGCTGCGCCAGGCCGCCGTGATCCTCGTCGGCCGCGCCCTCGCGGGACCGACGGCGACGGGCGCGGGGGAGTCGTACCTCTACGATGCCGGGCGCGACCGGTCGCTCAAGCGGACGGGGCCGGGGGCGTAG
- a CDS encoding ABC transporter ATP-binding protein, whose translation MNAPVLAARGIACGRGRRPVLTDVHLPVRRGGSLALVGPNGAGKSTLLRVLAGLDVPHAGVVELDGRPLRAVPARERARRLAVVAQHELPPADLQVRELVALRRLPHRSPWRSDDGDGHADAALERLGLGHLAGRAVDHLSGGELRRVLVARALAQEADVLLLDEPTNHLDLRHQHELLAAVRDLGVTVVAAIHDLDLAGRYFDDVAVVDAGTVSAPAPAADVLTPALLADVFGVAAVRLQHPVTGRWHLVVDPQESPR comes from the coding sequence GTGAACGCCCCCGTCCTGGCGGCCCGCGGCATCGCGTGCGGGCGGGGACGACGCCCCGTCCTGACCGACGTCCACCTGCCGGTACGCCGCGGCGGCAGCCTCGCGCTCGTGGGCCCCAACGGTGCGGGCAAGTCGACGCTGCTGCGCGTGCTCGCCGGGCTGGACGTGCCGCACGCGGGGGTCGTCGAGCTCGACGGGCGACCGCTGCGCGCCGTACCCGCCCGGGAGCGTGCCCGGCGGCTGGCCGTCGTCGCCCAGCACGAGCTGCCCCCGGCGGACCTGCAGGTGCGCGAGCTCGTCGCGCTCCGCCGGTTGCCGCACCGCTCGCCGTGGCGCTCCGACGACGGGGACGGGCACGCGGACGCGGCGCTCGAGCGCCTCGGGCTCGGTCACCTCGCCGGGCGGGCCGTCGACCACCTGTCGGGTGGCGAGCTGCGCCGGGTGCTCGTCGCGCGCGCCCTGGCCCAGGAGGCGGACGTGCTCCTCCTCGACGAGCCGACCAACCACCTCGACCTGCGCCACCAGCACGAGCTGCTCGCCGCGGTGCGCGACCTGGGGGTCACGGTGGTGGCCGCGATCCACGACCTCGACCTCGCCGGTCGCTACTTCGACGACGTGGCCGTCGTGGACGCCGGCACCGTGTCGGCGCCGGCTCCGGCCGCGGACGTCCTCACTCCCGCCCTGCTCGCCGACGTCTTCGGCGTGGCCGCCGTGCGGCTCCAGCACCCGGTCACGGGACGCTGGCACCTCGTCGTCGACCCCCAGGAGAGCCCACGATGA